One window from the genome of Aricia agestis chromosome 6, ilAriAges1.1, whole genome shotgun sequence encodes:
- the LOC121727647 gene encoding gephyrin: protein MVRSVAIITISDSCFKDNSKDTSGPILLEIINKKFPEANIHSIIVPDEKEIIERELKYFSRSNIDLVLTTGGTGLSPRDVTPEATKAVIQREVPAIPVAMTMSSLQKTPMAMLSRAVAGIRDKTLIINFPGSKKAVVECYDVVSSVLSHAITLINNELEEVRNVHDKMQSNHVCPHNKVSNVDISKVALRPRESPFPMLEMPEAFNIVDAVMLQWVEGIEILPLYECIGRVVAQDLISKEPMPPFPASVKDGYACLSYDGAGVRTVRAAVTAGETPATPLATGECARVNTGAPIPLGADCVVQVEDTKLIKASEDHQTELEVEILVAPQPHQDVRPIGQDIPSGSLIVKKGDVISAAQIGILAGAGYKEVPVLTYPKVGVMSTGNELQEPTDSNLRPSHIRDSNRTMLKALLNEHGYSSVDCGIARDEPGELARALAAALARVDLLVCTGGVSMGERDLLKPVLINDFNATIHFGRVRMKPGKPSTFATCQVRGKTKFIFALPGNPVSAYVCGQLFAVRALRACTRRTGGFARMGVRLERAHRLDPRPEYARAQLQFPALDELPVATMLGNQCSSRLLSACGASVLLELPGATEDVKELAAGTIVPALIIGRIDNLSTL from the exons ATGGTGAGATCCGTTGCAATCATAACTATCAGCGATAGCTGTTTCAAGGACAACTCTAAAGATACATCGGGACCAATTCTATTAGAAATCATTAACAAGAAGTTTCCCGAAGCAAACATTCACTCAATAATTGTGCCCGACGAGAAGGAAATAATCGAGAGGGAACTAAAATACTTTAGCAGATCAAACATTGATTTGGTGCTAACCACAGGAGGTACGGGCTTGAGTCCTAGAGATGTGACACCTGAAGCCACAAAAGCTGTTATACAGAGGGAGGTGCCAGCAATACCAGTAGCTATGACCATGTCTAGCTTACAAAAGACACCCATGGCCATGCTATCCAGAGCGGTAGCGGGCATCAGGGACAAAACTCTCATCATTAACTTCCCCGGTAGTAAGAAAGCTGTAGTGGAGTGCTATGATGTAGTCAGCTCTGTTTTGTCTCATGctataacattaataaataatgagctAGAGGAAGTGAGAAATGTCCATGACAAAATGCAGTCTAATCATGTCTGTCCCCATAACAAAGTGAGCAATGTAGACATATCGAAGGTGGCTCTCAGACCCAGAGAATCCCCGTTCCCAATGCTGGAAATGCCCGAAGCCTTCAATATAGTAGATGCTGTTATGTTGCAGTGGGTGGAGGGGATAGAAATTTTACCATTATATGAGTGTATAGGCAGGGTGGTGGCTCAAGATCTCATATCCAAGGAGCCTATGCCACCGTTTCCGGCTTCTGTGAAGGATG gTTACGCGTGTCTAAGCTACGATGGTGCGGGCGTACGTACGGTGCGTGCCGCCGTAACTGCGGGCGAGACGCCGGCCACGCCCCTTGCGACGGGCGAGTGCGCGCGCGTCAACACCGGCGCGCCAATACCGCTCGGCGCTGATTGTGTTGTTCAG GTGGAGGACACTAAGCTGATCAAGGCGTCAGAAGACCACCAGACGGAGTTGGAGGTGGAGATACTGGTGGCGCCGCAGCCGCACCAGGACGTGCGGCCTATTGGACAAGATATACCATCCGGCTCGCTTATTGTTAAAAAGG GCGATGTAATCAGCGCGGCGCAAATCGGCATTCTGGCGGGAGCAGGCTACAAGGAAGTTCCCGTGCTGACATACCCCAAG GTGGGTGTAATGTCAACGGGCAACGAGCTCCAGGAGCCCACGGACAGCAACCTGCGACCTTCCCACATCCGAGACTCCAACCGCACTATGCTGAAGGCGTTGTTGAA TGAGCACGGGTACTCGAGCGTGGACTGCGGTATAGCGCGCGATGAGCCGGGCGAGCTGGCACGCGCGCTAGCGGCGGCGCTGGCGCGAGTCGACTTGCTCGTGTGCACCGGCGGCGTGTCTATGGGCGAGCGAGACCTGCTCAAGCCTGTGCTCATTAAT GACTTCAATGCTACAATTCATTTCGGCCGAGTGCGAATGAAGCCGGGCAAGCCTAGTACTTTCGCCACTTGTCAAGTTAGAGGCAAAACCAAGTTCATATTCGCTCTACCTG GTAACCCGGTATCAGCGTACGTGTGCGGCCAGCTGTTCGCGGTGCGCGCACTACGGGCATGTACGAGGCGCACGGGCGGGTTCGCACGCATGGGCGTACGCCTCGAGCGTGCACATAGACTCGACCCGAGACCGGAGTACGCGCGAGCTCAGCTACAATTTCCAGCGTTGGATGAGCTGCCCGTAGCAACTATGTTGGGCAACCAG TGTAGCAGCAGGCTGTTGAGTGCTTGCGGTGCGAGTGTGCTGCTGGAGCTGCCGGGCGCCACCGAAGACGTCAAGGAGTTGGCCGCTGGGACGATTGTACCCGCCCTCATTATTGGCAGAATAGACAACCTaagtactttataa
- the LOC121727952 gene encoding DNA replication ATP-dependent helicase/nuclease DNA2 yields MPKALSLKKNGVKNQNQKPITQFFKNAPQEEKVLSPKKQQSESREQNLNKRKVLSPTTCTINENIDSAEDLAFENVSKKPKVFKNGGTIANSSSSKEICPGGPKSPTKTCSSGRIQNSGNCAKEKVVEHQSGTHGVNKENHVVNQTNGCKNFENGCRKSMSPKKSPAAVTSRSPVKNKKDIIQNCNNHENLALENDIFEEEFEIDGLEEFGIENLDLTKIQRCEILSLIQHPNKIELKLKNGVNERGTCFIEGLWMGTPLQVGEVVSVIASRDANGQFTVGNSSGLLVLRPDHLISSTSVVAGVYCRRKAVLQERWRGIDSANTAMTIGTIIHELVQKALTQHITSLKDLQKEATSIIKDSIHLLYDAGLSEKEALENMQLYLAPLAEFMKTYVEGSSIQHNSKDKWPGKIEQVLDIEENVCCHQLGLKGKIDATLQVTIHDRKGTRQERVPLELKSGRASGSAEHRGQLVLYGMMLALQRGDHPATDDHAALLLYLKERVDLREVRCGYPERRDLIMLRNDLAQHLAPGPNDVDAEKLPDIEDAPRHFKQSLPEPIYNERACTSCPYLTLCSIHLWHTEEPKVSESHPLSKLKSEALGHLSMDHIKYFLHWTSLLLIEERAQKSSMPLHALWTESVEKRSKKGVCAANLTLKSVSNIDGRYMHVFLREKRNSDTARSKSTKGPQEGEYSIVSIDNRPWIAAGVITTANDTEIRILLDRDLSRRLDKSTLFHIDMYESYSTTVTNLTNIGVLMEDSDRALRLRKIIIDREPAVFSEKLPRSVGRLGVRLMRRLNVQQQRAVLRVAAAQSHVLLSGLPGTGKTQTISVLMQLLVALGQRVLVTAHAHAAVDNVLERLPATVRVMRLGAASRVSPSVQARSEHALTTHCETPEQLQAVYDAMEVVGVTCLGAAHSMLARSTFDVCIVDEATQVLQCTALRALCAAARFVLVGDPHQLPPVVRASLARRLGMEESLFHRVMSEHNTSTLRLQYRMNERLARLANVVAYDNQLQCADSTVANATMDLDVKKLPNFTSEEEWLKIACSLEPHDAAVFFDMNMKTDQNSGDKALSNPYEACVIIALTETLIRGGVKPTDIGVIAPYREQVSLLRRCLNAYAWCDAHASSDARAVPEVSTVDQFQGRDKSVIIYSGTKQVDDNIDKKVKEGEVLNDQRRLAVTVTRAKHKLLFVGCSRALQRYAPLARFMEACDRTTLQQQNIEHMFDKYKHFVT; encoded by the exons ATGCCTAAAGCATTAAGTTTGAAGAAG AATGGAGTGAAAAATCAAAACCAAAAGCCCATAACACAGTTCTTCAAAAATGCACCCCAAGAAGAAAAAGTGTTATCACCTAAGAAACAACAGTCTGAATCCAGAgaacaaaatttaaacaaaagaaaagTACTATCCCCTACAACTTGTACAATAAATGAAAACATTGATTCAGCAGAGGATTTGGCTTTCGAAAATGTTTCAAAAAAGCCTAAGGTGTTTAAAAATGGGGGCACCATTGCTAACAGTAGTAGTAGCAAAGAAATATGCCCAGGTGGTCCAAAGTCGCCCACTAAAACTTGTTCAAGCGGGAGAATCCAAAATAGTGGTAACTGTGCAAAAGAAAAAGTAGTAGAACATCAGAGTGGAACTCATGGTGTTAATAAAGAAAATCATGTAGTCAATCAAACCAATGGATGTAAAAACTTTGAGAATGGTTGTAGGAAATCTATGTCACCTAAGAAGAGTCCTGCAg CTGTAACTTCAAGATCAccagttaaaaacaaaaaagatatTATACAGAATTGTAATAATCATGAAAATCTTGCTCTTGAAAATGATATTTTTGAAGAGGAATTTGAAATTGATGGTCTCGAGGAG tttggaATCGAAAATCTAGATTTAACTAAAATACAAAGGTGTGAAATACTGTCACTCATACAGCACCCAAATAAAATAGAGCTAAAACTCAAGAATGGTGTGAATGAAAGAGGAACTTGCTTTATAGAGGGACTTTG gatgGGCACACCACTTCAAGTTGGTGAGGTGGTAAGTGTGATAGCTTCTCGTGATGCTAATGGCCAGTTCACAGTTGGCAACTCATCGGGATTGCTGGTGCTACGTCCTGACCACCTCATATCTAGCACTAGTGTTGTGGCCGGAGTGTACTGCAGAAGAAAAGCTGTGCTTCAAGAGAGATGGCGAGGCATAGACTCTGCTAATACAGCT ATGACAATTGGTACAATAATACATGAACTGGTCCAAAAAGCTTTAACTCAGCACATAACTAGTCTAAAAGATTTGCAGAAAGAAGCGACAAGCATTATCAAAGATTcaatacatttattatatgatgcTGGATTATCAGAGAAAGAGGCACTTGAGAATATGCAATTGTATTTAGCTCCATTGGCTGAATTTATGAAGACTTATGTTGAGGGAAGTAGTATACAG CATAATAGCAAAGATAAGTGGCCGGGAAAGATAGAACAAGTGCTAGATATTGAGGAAAACGTTTGCTGCCACCAATTGGGTCTGAAAGGAAAAATAGATGCTACACTGCAAGTTACTATTCATGATAGAAAAG gtacCCGTCAAGAGAGAGTACCACTGGAGCTGAAGAGCGGTCGGGCGAGCGGGTCGGCGGAGCATCGCGGCCAGCTGGTTCTGTACGGCATGATGCTGGCCCTGCAGCGCGGTGACCATCCCGCCACGGACGATCATGCGGCATTACTGCTATACCTCAA GGAGCGAGTGGACCTGCGTGAAGTGAGGTGCGGGTACCCGGAGCGCCGCGACCTCATTATGTTGAGAAACGACTTGGCGCAGCATCTCGCGCCCGGACCCAATGACGTAGACGCTG AGAAATTACCGGACATAGAAGACGCGCCCCGGCACTTCAAGCAAAGTCTCCCGGAGCCAATTTACAACGAGCGAGCTTGTACCAGCTGCCCCTACCTCACGCTGTGCTCCATACATCTGtg GCATACGGAGGAGCCAAAGGTGTCAGAGTCCCATCCACTGTCAAAACTAAAGAGCGAGGCTCTGGGTCATCTGAGCATGGACCACATCAAATACTTCCTCCACTGGACCAGCTTGCTGCTGATAGAGGAGAGAGCACAAAAGTCATCTATGCCTCTACACGCGTTATGGACTGAATCTGTCGAGAAGAG ATCCAAGAAAGGTGTATGCGCAGCCAATTTAACATTGAAATCAGTGTCGAATATAGATGGACGGTATATGCATGTGTTTCTACGAGAAAAAAGAAATTCAG ATACAGCACGATCAAAGTCAACTAAAGGTCCCCAAGAAGGCGAGTATTCCATAGTGAGCATAGACAACAGACCGTGGATTGCTGCCGGCGTTATCACCACTGCTAACGACACAGAGATTCGAATATTACTTGATAG AGATCTGAGTCGTCGCTTGGACAAGAGTACACTGTTCCACATAGACATGTACGAGTCCTACTCCACTACTGTTACGAACCTCACCAACATTGGCGTACTCATGGAAGACAGTGACCGCGCCCTAAGGTTGAGAAA AATCATCATAGACAGAGAGCCGGCGGTATTCAGCGAGAAGTTGCCGCGTTCTGTGGGGCGGCTCGGCGTGCGACTGATGCGGCGGCTTAACGTGCAACAGCAACGCGCCGTGCTGCGTGTTGCCGCCGCACAGAGCCATGTGTTGCTCAGCGGCCTACCTGGGACAG GTAAAACCCAGACGATAAGTGTCCTCATGCAACTGCTGGTGGCGCTAGGACAGCGCGTGCTCGTCACGGCGCACGCGCACGCTGCTGTTGACAATGTGTTGGAACG ACTGCCCGCCACGGTGCGGGTGATGCGTCTAGGTGCGGCGTCACGCGTGTCGCCGAGCGTGCAGGCGCGCAGCGAGCACGCACTCACTACACACTGTGAAACACCCGAACAGCTGCAGGCAGTTTATGACGCTATG GAGGTGGTAGGCGTGACTTGTCTAGGCGCCGCCCACTCCATGTTGGCGCGCAGCACGTTCGATGTGTGCATCGTAGATGAGGCTACGCAg GTGCTGCAGTGCACGGCGTTGCGGGCGCTGTGCGCAGCGGCGCGGTTTGTGTTGGTGGGCGACCCGCATCAGTTACCGCCAGTCGTGCGAGCCAGCCTCGCCAG GCGGCTGGGCATGGAGGAGAGTCTGTTTCACCGCGTGATGAGCGAACACAACACGTCCACCCTCCGGCTACAGTACCGCATGAACGAGCGCCTGGCGCGACTCGCGAACGTCGTTGCGTACGACAACCAGCTGCAGTGCGCCGATAGTACGGTCGCGAACGCTACCATGGACTTGGATGTTAAG AAACTACCTAACTTTACATCAGAGGAAGAGTGGCTGAAAATTGCTTGTAGTCTTGAACCCCACGATGCGGCTGTGTTTTTCGACATGAATATGAAAACGGATCAGAACAGCGGCGACAAAGCGTTATCCAATCCTTATGAGGCTTGTGTGATAATAGCTCTTACTGAAACACTCATACGA GGTGGTGTCAAGCCGACAGATATTGGAGTAATAGCACCATACCGCGAGCAGGTGTCTTTACTGCGTCGCTGCCTAAACGCGTACGCATGGTGCGACGCGCACGCTAGTAGCGACGCACGCGCCGTCCCAGAGGTCAGCACAGTTGACCAGTTTCAAGGCAGAGACAAATCAGTTATTATCTATTCAGGGACCAAACAAGTCGATGACAATATTGATAAGAAAGTAAAG GAGGGCGAGGTTTTGAACGACCAACGCCGTTTAGCAGTAACCGTGACACGGGCCAAGCACAAACTTTTGTTCGTGGGTTGTTCGCGGGCATTGCAGCGTTACGCGCCGCTTGCACGCTTTATGGAAGCTTGCGACAGAACAACGTTACAGCAACAGAATATAGAACATATGTTCGACAAATACAAACATTTTGTTACAtag
- the LOC121728021 gene encoding probable 18S rRNA (guanine-N(7))-methyltransferase isoform X2 gives MSKRPEHQAPPEVFYNEDEARKYTQNSRIIDIQAQMTERCIELLLLPGDQPCLLIDIGCGSGLSGAVLEENGHMWIGMDISPAMLDVARERETEGDLILGDMGQGIPFKPGSFDGAVSVSAIQWLFNADKKSHNPVKRLYTFFSTLYAALSRSARAVFQFYPENESQLELLTSQAMKAGFYGGVVVDYPNSAKAKKFFLVLMTGGSAPLPQALGTDEQDNNLQIKYARREASKNARGKPLKNTRAWLLEKKERRRKQGKETKPDTKYTGRKRSGRF, from the exons ATGTCCAAGAGACCAGAACATCAAGCGCCACCAGAAGTT tTCTACAATGAAGATGAGGCACGTAAATACACCCAAAA TTCTCGGATAATTGATATTCAGGCACAAATGACAGAAAGATGCATCGAATTACTATTGCTGCCTGGAGACCAACCTTGCCTATTGATAGACATTGGATGTGGGTCAGGCTTATCTGGAGCAGTTTTGGAAGAAAATGGACACATGTGGATTGGGATGGATATTTCCCCAGCTATGCTAG ATGTGGCTAGGGAAAGAGAAACAGAGGGGGATCTTATCTTAGGAGACATGGGACAAGGCATACCATTCAAACCAGGCAGTTTTGATGGTGCAGTCTCCGTGTCAGCCATCCAGTGGTTATTCAATGCAGATAAAAAGTCACACAATCCCGTGAAAAGATTGTACACATTCTTCAGTACATTATATGCTGCTCTG TCAAGATCAGCAAGAGCTGTATTCCAGTTTTATCCAGAAAATGAAAGTCAACTTGAGCTGCTGACCTCACAAGCTATGAAAGCTGGATTCTATGGAGGTGTTGTGGTAGACTACCCGAATTCAGCTAAAGCAAAAAAGTTCTTCCTCGTTCTTATGACTGGCGGTTCAGCTCCATTACCACAGGCTTTAGGTA CTGATGAACAAGACAATAACTTACAAATCAAATATGCTAGAAGGGAAGCGTCTAAAAATGCCAGAGGAAAGCCACTAAAAAATACTAGAGCGTGGCTCTTAGAAAAGAaggaaagaagaagaaaacaagGAAAAGAGACAAAGCCAGATACAAAGTATACAGGGAGAAAGAGATCTGGGAGATTTTGA
- the LOC121728021 gene encoding probable 18S rRNA (guanine-N(7))-methyltransferase isoform X1 yields the protein MSKRPEHQAPPEVFYNEDEARKYTQNSRIIDIQAQMTERCIELLLLPGDQPCLLIDIGCGSGLSGAVLEENGHMWIGMDISPAMLDVARERETEGDLILGDMGQGIPFKPGSFDGAVSVSAIQWLFNADKKSHNPVKRLYTFFSTLYAALSRSARAVFQFYPENESQLELLTSQAMKAGFYGGVVVDYPNSAKAKKFFLVLMTGGSAPLPQALGTDEQDNNLQIKYARREASKNARGKPLKNTRAWLLEKKERRRKQGKETKPDTKYTGRKRSGRF from the exons ATGTCCAAGAGACCAGAACATCAAGCGCCACCAGAAGTT tTCTACAATGAAGATGAGGCACGTAAATACACCCAAAA TTCTCGGATAATTGATATTCAGGCACAAATGACAGAAAGATGCATCGAATTACTATTGCTGCCTGGAGACCAACCTTGCCTATTGATAGACATTGGATGTGGGTCAGGCTTATCTGGAGCAGTTTTGGAAGAAAATGGACACATGTGGATTGGGATGGATATTTCCCCAGCTATGCTAG ATGTGGCTAGGGAAAGAGAAACAGAGGGGGATCTTATCTTAGGAGACATGGGACAAGGCATACCATTCAAACCAGGCAGTTTTGATGGTGCAGTCTCCGTGTCAGCCATCCAGTGGTTATTCAATGCAGATAAAAAGTCACACAATCCCGTGAAAAGATTGTACACATTCTTCAGTACATTATATGCTGCTCTG TCAAGATCAGCAAGAGCTGTATTCCAGTTTTATCCAGAAAATGAAAGTCAACTTGAGCTGCTGACCTCACAAGCTATGAAAGCTGGATTCTATGGAGGTGTTGTGGTAGACTACCCGAATTCAGCTAAAGCAAAAAAGTTCTTCCTCGTTCTTATGACTGGCGGTTCAGCTCCATTACCACAGGCTTTAG GTACTGATGAACAAGACAATAACTTACAAATCAAATATGCTAGAAGGGAAGCGTCTAAAAATGCCAGAGGAAAGCCACTAAAAAATACTAGAGCGTGGCTCTTAGAAAAGAaggaaagaagaagaaaacaagGAAAAGAGACAAAGCCAGATACAAAGTATACAGGGAGAAAGAGATCTGGGAGATTTTGA
- the LOC121728023 gene encoding ATP synthase subunit C lysine N-methyltransferase: MELELLGNSEKSTSSKLSTVGKTLIYTTGGLAIGVSIICVPFVSPAFRKVCLPYVPATKLQLLGVARALKGRKGNLLDIGSGDGRIVFTAAKLGFKADGVELNTVLVLYSRICALLNRQYKETRFFRKNLWTFDLAPYNNIVIFGVEQMMNDLERKIVKETENDTVIVACRFPLPNMVPVQTIGHGVDTVWKYVVKK, encoded by the coding sequence atggAACTAGAATTATTGGGGAACTCCGAAAAGTCTACAAGTTCTAAGCTATCCACAGTTGGAAAGACGCTAATATACACAACAGGGGGATTAGCAATAGGAGTTAGTATTATTTGTGTGCCATTTGTTTCACCAGCGTTTCGGAAAGTTTGTCTGCCTTATGTACCAGCAACGAAATTGCAGTTGCTAGGCGTTGCCAGAGCGTTGAAGGGGCGGAAAGGAAATCTTTTAGACATTGGTTCTGGCGATGGACGAATCGTGTTCACAGCTGCTAAACTCGGATTCAAAGCTGACGGTGTAGAGCTAAACACTGTGCTTGTGCTTTATTCAAGAATATGTGCTTTACTGAATCGACAGTACAAAGAAACTAGATTTTTCAGAAAAAATCTCTGGACATTTGATCTGGCTCCATACAACAACATAGTTATATTTGGCGTCGAGCAAATGATGAATGATTTAGAAAGAAAAATAGTGAAAGAGACTGAAAATGACACAGTGATTGTAGCCTGTCGATTCCCTTTACCAAATATGGTACCAGTGCAGACTATAGGCCATGGTGTTGATACAGTGTGGAAGtatgttgtaaaaaaataa